One region of Syntrophobacter fumaroxidans MPOB genomic DNA includes:
- the pheT gene encoding phenylalanine--tRNA ligase subunit beta — translation MIVSLKWLRDYVETSLSVEELTHRLTMVGLEIDGCHPLHPCLGRVVTARVEKVEPHPRADRLSVCEVSDGHGRYSVVCGAPNVKAGQIVPLALPGAELASGVKIGQATIRGVASLGMLCSQKELGLGEDASGIWPLPGEVPVGVPLSEALDLDDTILDVAVTPNRGDCLSIVGIAREIAAISGVRLRYPAVACRETGPEVDSLASVRIDAPDGCPRYAARVIEGITVGPSPQWLKDRLEAVGLRSINNIVDVTNYILMELGQPLHAFDFDLLREQRIVVRYAREGERFTTLDGTERILFGDTLMICDGVGPVAVAGIMGGLDSEIGARTRRVLIESACFEPRCIRRSSRKLGLRTESSYRFERGVDPEGVIRALDRAAQLMVEVGGGDLATGRVDAYPRPAEKPVLVLRTDRVNRFLGTDLTPAEMAGALRSIEMQVEENGGGLEVIPPTFRPDITREVDLAEEIARLAGYDRVPVTYPEVRMEAASLDRHLQARMDIKGYLEGAGFFEAINYSFVSMESLRKLKFPAGDRRLNPVQIRNPLSEEQAVMRTTLVPSLLQTARYNFDHKNDDLKLFELSKVFLPVEGAPLPEEVHEVAGILAGKRSLNLLYGGDDDVDYADAKGIVEGILELLHIEGVRFDSEAPPPYLDAACAATIMHGELNLGAVGRVAADVRAAFDLKKPVFVFDLDFERLFGIARPPAFFSSLPKFPSVSRDMALVVDESVPVQGPFDFIRSQGEALLEHIDIFDIYRDPQLGAGRKSIGYRLVYRAADRSLTDEEVNRLHEGLVSKVLVEFDARLR, via the coding sequence ATGATTGTCAGCTTGAAGTGGCTCCGGGATTATGTTGAGACCTCGCTTTCCGTCGAGGAACTGACGCATCGACTGACGATGGTGGGGCTCGAAATCGACGGCTGTCATCCCTTGCATCCATGCCTGGGCAGGGTGGTGACGGCACGGGTGGAAAAGGTTGAGCCGCACCCCCGGGCGGATCGTCTGAGCGTCTGCGAGGTTTCCGACGGGCACGGACGGTACTCCGTCGTGTGCGGCGCGCCCAATGTGAAGGCGGGGCAGATCGTTCCGCTGGCGCTTCCCGGCGCCGAACTGGCAAGTGGTGTCAAAATCGGGCAGGCAACGATTCGAGGGGTGGCCTCGCTGGGCATGCTCTGTTCGCAGAAGGAACTGGGACTGGGCGAAGACGCCTCGGGAATCTGGCCTCTGCCGGGCGAGGTGCCTGTGGGGGTGCCCTTGTCCGAAGCCCTGGATCTAGACGACACGATCCTCGACGTCGCGGTGACCCCCAACCGCGGCGACTGCCTGTCCATCGTCGGCATTGCCCGCGAGATCGCGGCCATTTCCGGCGTGCGGTTGCGATATCCGGCCGTTGCGTGCCGGGAAACCGGGCCGGAGGTCGATTCCCTTGCCTCGGTTCGGATCGATGCTCCGGATGGATGCCCGCGATATGCCGCGCGCGTTATCGAAGGAATCACCGTCGGGCCTTCTCCGCAATGGCTCAAGGACAGGCTGGAAGCCGTCGGATTGCGGTCCATAAACAATATCGTGGATGTGACGAACTACATCCTGATGGAATTGGGGCAACCGCTGCATGCGTTCGACTTCGACCTTTTGCGCGAGCAACGGATCGTCGTGCGTTATGCCCGCGAGGGCGAACGATTCACCACGCTGGATGGAACCGAGAGAATCTTGTTCGGGGATACCCTGATGATCTGTGACGGTGTGGGACCGGTTGCCGTGGCGGGGATAATGGGAGGACTCGATTCGGAAATCGGCGCGCGGACGAGGCGCGTGCTCATCGAGAGCGCCTGCTTCGAACCAAGGTGCATACGGCGCAGCAGTCGCAAGCTCGGCTTGCGAACGGAGTCGAGCTACCGTTTCGAGCGGGGTGTGGACCCGGAGGGTGTGATCCGCGCCCTGGACCGGGCTGCTCAACTGATGGTGGAAGTCGGCGGCGGAGACCTCGCGACGGGAAGGGTCGACGCGTATCCTCGCCCCGCCGAGAAACCGGTGCTGGTCCTGAGGACGGACCGGGTGAATCGTTTTCTGGGAACGGACCTCACCCCCGCGGAAATGGCCGGGGCGCTCCGCTCCATCGAGATGCAGGTCGAGGAGAACGGCGGCGGCCTCGAGGTGATCCCGCCGACTTTCCGGCCCGACATCACGCGCGAAGTCGATCTTGCTGAGGAAATCGCCAGGTTGGCCGGATACGACCGGGTGCCCGTGACCTACCCCGAGGTGCGAATGGAAGCCGCTTCGCTGGATCGGCATCTGCAGGCGCGGATGGACATCAAGGGCTATCTCGAGGGCGCGGGGTTCTTTGAGGCCATCAACTACTCGTTCGTTTCGATGGAATCCCTTCGGAAATTGAAATTCCCGGCGGGCGACAGGCGCCTGAATCCCGTTCAGATCAGGAACCCGCTCAGCGAGGAGCAGGCGGTGATGCGCACCACGCTGGTGCCGAGCCTGCTGCAAACGGCCCGGTACAACTTCGATCACAAGAACGACGATCTGAAGCTGTTCGAATTGAGCAAGGTGTTTCTGCCCGTCGAGGGGGCCCCGCTCCCCGAGGAGGTCCACGAGGTGGCCGGGATTCTGGCCGGAAAGCGTTCCCTGAACCTGCTCTACGGCGGCGATGACGACGTGGATTATGCCGACGCCAAGGGCATCGTGGAAGGGATCCTGGAACTCTTGCACATCGAGGGCGTTCGATTTGACTCCGAAGCTCCGCCTCCTTATCTGGACGCGGCATGCGCCGCCACGATCATGCACGGGGAACTGAACCTCGGAGCCGTGGGAAGGGTGGCCGCCGACGTCCGGGCCGCCTTCGACCTGAAGAAACCCGTGTTCGTGTTCGATCTCGATTTCGAGAGACTGTTCGGAATCGCGCGGCCGCCCGCCTTTTTCAGCAGTTTGCCGAAATTCCCGTCGGTTTCGCGGGACATGGCGCTCGTCGTGGACGAGAGCGTTCCCGTGCAGGGGCCGTTCGATTTCATCCGGAGTCAGGGTGAAGCGCTCTTGGAACACATCGATATATTCGATATATATAGAGACCCGCAATTGGGGGCCGGAAGAAAGAGCATCGGGTACAGGCTGGTTTACCGGGCTGCCGACCGCAGTTTGACCGACGAGGAAGTGAACCGCCTCCATGAAGGTTTGGTGAGCAAGGTTCTGGTGGAGTTCGACGCCAGGTTGAGATGA
- a CDS encoding PilZ domain-containing protein produces MSERERPSSKDGGPEKKQPCLVTYFMGDQLRRGTSMHFNERGILVVCQEPAPLNAKLRLVLQFPGMRNPVEVYGEVVWANIHGPSDALTPRGMGVKFVNAERDTERLLAELAEQYPAIGVSYSCYYT; encoded by the coding sequence ATGAGCGAACGGGAACGTCCATCATCGAAAGACGGGGGACCGGAGAAGAAACAGCCCTGTCTGGTGACGTATTTCATGGGTGATCAATTGCGCCGCGGGACATCGATGCATTTCAACGAGCGCGGGATTCTGGTGGTCTGCCAGGAGCCGGCGCCGCTGAACGCCAAGCTCAGGCTCGTGCTGCAGTTTCCGGGCATGAGGAATCCCGTCGAGGTTTACGGCGAGGTTGTCTGGGCGAACATTCATGGTCCGTCGGATGCGTTGACCCCGAGAGGGATGGGGGTCAAGTTCGTCAATGCGGAACGCGACACGGAGCGGTTGCTGGCCGAGTTGGCCGAGCAATATCCGGCGATCGGCGTGAGTTACAGCTGTTACTACACCTGA
- a CDS encoding manganese efflux pump MntP, whose amino-acid sequence MSVVETVLVALALGCDAFAVGMGVGTRFCNPRQIFRLSFHFGLFQMMMPIAGWFVGSRAADLVSTWGPWISFALLLFIGGKMAYESFRSLEAEDGECPDPTKGSSLVMLSVATSMDALGVGFSFGILGQQLFLSAVWIGITAGIMTWGAMRLGNRLSRQFGRRMETVGGLILVAIAVKLLLF is encoded by the coding sequence TTGAGCGTAGTTGAAACGGTCCTGGTGGCGCTGGCGCTCGGGTGCGACGCTTTTGCCGTCGGCATGGGCGTCGGGACCAGGTTCTGCAATCCCCGCCAGATTTTCCGCCTCTCGTTCCATTTCGGGTTGTTCCAGATGATGATGCCGATCGCGGGCTGGTTCGTGGGAAGTCGCGCCGCCGATCTGGTGAGCACGTGGGGACCGTGGATTTCGTTCGCGCTGCTGCTTTTCATCGGAGGGAAAATGGCCTATGAGAGCTTCCGCTCGCTCGAAGCCGAGGACGGGGAGTGCCCCGATCCCACCAAAGGATCGAGCCTGGTCATGCTCTCCGTGGCAACCAGCATGGATGCCCTGGGGGTGGGATTCAGCTTCGGCATTCTCGGACAGCAGTTGTTCCTCTCGGCGGTGTGGATCGGCATCACCGCCGGAATCATGACCTGGGGGGCGATGAGGCTCGGGAATCGGCTCTCGAGACAGTTTGGCCGAAGGATGGAGACCGTGGGCGGGCTGATTTTGGTGGCGATAGCCGTTAAATTGCTTCTGTTCTGA
- a CDS encoding AIR synthase-related protein, with protein sequence MATRLEISLKEHLFDAEGAGLCRKIKDYFGWDVQRARVIHILTLDTGLTGVELEAVRKEIFTNPVTQVSVYGTSAVRFDWAIWVGYRPGVRDTAGSVAVEAISDLLGRKLGAEESAYTSRLYLLSGTRLGKTEVETVARELLANDIVQQWRIYRYDEWDPAGGVGIILPRVVLPHTPETREMPIESPEDLMRLSDERNLALNPLDVPVILDYFARPEVVRARREMGLGAPTDVELEAISQARSDHCNHNTFRGKFHYRDLATGERTVVDNLFKTCIEAPTLAIQAEKDWVVSVLWDNAGVARFDDNNNYVITGETHNSPSNMEAYGGALTGIVGIYRDIMGTGKGARLTAGLYGYCVGPKDYRGPLRPHLHPRRLLDGIVEGVKDGGNKHGVPTPFGNLFFHPSFLGKCLVFVAALGIMPRLVRGEPSDLKRPDPGDFIIMSGGRVGKDGIHGVTASSEIYSESTPAGHVQIGDPYTQKKMHDFLLEARDEGLISFITDNGGGGLSSSVGESARFCGGARVELDKVPLKYEGLDQWEIWVSESQERMTVAVNPRHLDRFMELSRRHEVESTAIGTYGSDGRLHLTYRGKTCACLDLSLFTEAFPQWEFEADWQPPDNRGLHEPVLAEPADYGRLLHDVLARPNVCSREWIQRQYDHEVQGGSVIKLMTGVDRDVPNDAAVLRPALESRRGLAVSQSINPTYSAIDTYHMVAATIDEAVRRLVAVGGRLEEIGGVDNFCWPSVQYDPVSNPDGRYKAAQLVRANWALRDICLAFGIPLLSGKDSMYVDGHLGGAYGERHKISGLPTMQFTATTVVPDISDCQTMDVKTAGDLVYVLGWTHDELGGSEYYDCFGYLGRNVPELDPESVLPVYRVVEKAIREGLVASCHGIYRGGLGVHAAMAAMAGGLGMRLDLEKVPVAHAGAQAKSGPGPRDDHILFSESCGRFILTVSPAMRGAFEAMAGGLPCAPVGEVLAEPVFVVAGRSGNVLLEEPVGELKHSWKFGAGGERGE encoded by the coding sequence ATGGCGACACGACTTGAGATATCGCTCAAAGAACATCTGTTTGACGCCGAAGGGGCCGGCCTGTGCCGAAAGATCAAGGACTACTTCGGCTGGGATGTCCAACGGGCCCGTGTCATTCATATCTTGACACTCGACACGGGGCTTACCGGGGTTGAGCTCGAGGCCGTCCGCAAGGAGATATTCACCAACCCGGTGACACAGGTGTCGGTGTACGGAACGTCGGCGGTTCGGTTCGACTGGGCGATCTGGGTGGGGTACCGCCCCGGCGTGAGGGATACCGCGGGCAGTGTGGCTGTCGAGGCCATCTCCGATCTGCTCGGCCGGAAGCTGGGCGCGGAAGAGTCCGCCTACACGTCCAGGCTCTACCTCCTTTCGGGGACCCGCCTCGGTAAAACGGAAGTCGAAACCGTTGCGCGTGAGTTGCTTGCCAACGACATCGTCCAGCAGTGGCGCATATACCGTTACGACGAATGGGATCCCGCCGGGGGAGTCGGGATCATTCTGCCCAGGGTGGTGCTTCCGCACACTCCCGAAACCCGGGAGATGCCCATCGAATCCCCGGAAGACCTGATGCGATTGAGCGACGAGCGCAACCTGGCGCTCAATCCCCTCGACGTTCCGGTGATCCTCGACTACTTCGCTCGTCCGGAGGTCGTCCGGGCGCGCCGCGAAATGGGCCTGGGGGCGCCCACGGACGTCGAGCTCGAAGCGATTTCGCAAGCCCGCAGCGACCACTGCAATCACAACACGTTTCGGGGGAAGTTCCACTACCGGGATCTTGCGACCGGCGAGCGCACGGTCGTGGACAACCTCTTCAAGACCTGTATCGAAGCCCCCACGCTTGCCATCCAGGCGGAGAAGGACTGGGTGGTATCGGTCCTCTGGGACAACGCCGGCGTTGCCCGCTTCGACGACAACAACAACTACGTCATCACCGGCGAAACCCACAACAGCCCATCCAACATGGAAGCCTACGGCGGAGCGCTCACGGGCATTGTGGGGATTTACCGGGACATCATGGGAACGGGCAAGGGAGCGAGGCTGACGGCCGGCCTCTACGGGTACTGCGTGGGGCCCAAGGATTACCGGGGTCCGTTGCGGCCGCACCTGCACCCCCGACGGCTGCTCGACGGCATCGTGGAAGGGGTGAAGGACGGAGGAAACAAGCACGGGGTTCCGACGCCTTTCGGAAACCTGTTCTTCCACCCGTCTTTTCTCGGCAAGTGCCTGGTGTTCGTGGCCGCCCTGGGCATCATGCCGCGGCTGGTCCGGGGGGAACCTTCGGATCTCAAGCGCCCGGACCCGGGAGATTTCATCATCATGAGCGGCGGTCGCGTGGGCAAGGACGGTATCCACGGAGTCACGGCATCCAGCGAGATCTACAGTGAAAGCACCCCCGCGGGTCATGTTCAGATCGGCGACCCCTATACCCAGAAGAAGATGCACGATTTTCTGCTGGAAGCGCGCGACGAGGGGCTCATTTCATTCATCACGGACAACGGCGGCGGCGGTCTTTCCTCCTCGGTCGGGGAATCGGCGCGGTTTTGCGGGGGCGCCCGCGTCGAGCTGGACAAGGTTCCCCTGAAGTACGAAGGCCTCGATCAGTGGGAGATCTGGGTATCGGAATCCCAGGAACGGATGACCGTGGCGGTCAATCCCCGGCATCTCGACCGGTTCATGGAACTGTCGCGCAGGCACGAAGTGGAAAGCACGGCCATCGGCACATACGGCTCCGACGGCAGGCTGCACCTGACGTACCGGGGGAAGACCTGCGCGTGCCTCGACCTGAGTCTCTTCACGGAAGCGTTCCCGCAATGGGAATTCGAAGCCGACTGGCAACCTCCGGACAACCGCGGACTGCATGAGCCGGTGCTTGCGGAACCGGCGGATTACGGGCGGTTGCTGCACGATGTCCTGGCCCGCCCCAACGTGTGCTCCCGGGAATGGATCCAGCGGCAGTACGACCACGAAGTGCAGGGGGGCAGCGTCATCAAGCTGATGACCGGCGTGGACCGTGACGTGCCCAACGATGCGGCCGTCCTTCGCCCCGCCCTGGAAAGCAGGCGGGGGCTGGCGGTTTCCCAGTCGATCAATCCGACCTATTCCGCCATCGACACCTACCACATGGTTGCCGCGACCATCGATGAAGCGGTGCGGCGGCTGGTGGCCGTCGGGGGGAGACTTGAGGAGATCGGAGGGGTCGACAATTTCTGCTGGCCGAGCGTTCAATACGACCCCGTGAGCAATCCGGACGGCAGGTACAAGGCCGCTCAACTCGTGCGGGCAAACTGGGCGCTTCGAGACATCTGCCTTGCTTTCGGCATTCCGCTGCTCTCGGGCAAGGACAGCATGTACGTGGACGGGCATCTTGGCGGGGCTTACGGGGAACGGCACAAGATATCGGGGCTGCCGACGATGCAGTTTACGGCGACCACCGTCGTGCCCGACATCTCCGATTGTCAGACCATGGACGTCAAGACCGCCGGGGATCTCGTCTATGTGCTCGGCTGGACCCACGACGAGCTGGGAGGTTCCGAGTATTACGATTGCTTCGGATACCTCGGGCGGAACGTTCCCGAGCTCGATCCCGAATCGGTGCTGCCCGTCTATCGGGTGGTGGAAAAGGCCATAAGGGAGGGGCTGGTCGCCTCCTGCCACGGCATCTACCGGGGCGGGCTGGGAGTCCACGCAGCCATGGCCGCGATGGCGGGGGGACTCGGAATGAGGCTCGACCTGGAGAAAGTGCCGGTTGCGCATGCGGGCGCGCAGGCGAAAAGCGGTCCCGGACCGCGCGACGATCATATCCTGTTCAGCGAGTCGTGCGGGCGCTTCATCCTCACTGTTTCACCCGCCATGCGCGGCGCCTTCGAAGCCATGGCGGGCGGGCTGCCGTGCGCTCCGGTCGGGGAGGTCCTGGCCGAACCGGTGTTTGTCGTCGCCGGGAGGAGTGGAAACGTGCTGTTGGAGGAACCCGTGGGAGAACTGAAGCACTCATGGAAATTCGGAGCGGGCGGGGAAAGAGGCGAATGA
- a CDS encoding phosphoribosylformylglycinamidine synthase subunit PurQ, producing MSRVKALVLTGFGLNCDLETAYALTIVGADVERVHLNSLAQREKRLADYRIFVVGGGFSWGDDHGAGVIMGMRLKHRLGDDLQAFVASGGIVIGICNGFQVLVNLGLLPGFEPGVLKREVALINNDCGNFRDQWVNLIGNAASPCVLTEGIEAIELPVRHGEGKFFAETDVLERLERRQQVILRYAGADGKVAGGAFPANPNGSVADIAGICDPTGRVAGLMPHPEAFNDWTNHPEWTRKRELARRSGTVAPREGEGLKLFRNAVNYFR from the coding sequence ATGAGCCGCGTGAAAGCCCTGGTGTTGACGGGGTTCGGTCTCAACTGCGACCTGGAGACTGCCTATGCCTTGACCATCGTCGGGGCGGACGTCGAAAGGGTCCACCTCAATTCGTTGGCGCAGAGGGAGAAGCGCCTGGCCGATTATCGCATCTTTGTCGTGGGCGGCGGGTTTTCGTGGGGCGACGATCACGGGGCCGGCGTCATCATGGGCATGCGGTTGAAGCATCGACTGGGAGACGATCTGCAGGCGTTCGTCGCCTCGGGCGGCATCGTGATCGGGATCTGCAACGGCTTCCAGGTGCTCGTGAATCTGGGTCTGCTGCCCGGTTTCGAGCCCGGTGTGCTCAAGCGCGAAGTGGCGCTCATCAACAACGACTGCGGGAATTTCCGGGACCAGTGGGTGAACTTGATCGGCAATGCGGCCTCTCCCTGCGTTCTCACCGAAGGCATCGAGGCGATCGAGCTCCCGGTGCGTCACGGAGAGGGCAAATTCTTCGCTGAAACGGATGTCCTGGAACGGCTCGAACGACGGCAGCAGGTGATCCTGCGCTACGCCGGGGCGGACGGCAAGGTTGCCGGCGGCGCCTTCCCCGCCAATCCCAACGGGTCCGTGGCGGACATTGCGGGCATATGCGATCCGACGGGCAGAGTCGCCGGGTTGATGCCTCACCCGGAAGCGTTCAACGACTGGACGAACCATCCCGAATGGACGCGCAAAAGAGAGCTCGCCAGGCGGAGCGGGACGGTCGCGCCCCGGGAAGGAGAGGGCCTGAAACTGTTCCGCAACGCGGTGAACTATTTCCGTTGA
- the purN gene encoding phosphoribosylglycinamide formyltransferase, producing the protein MSESDSRLRIAVLVSGSGTNLQALIDRARDGRLAAEIVVVASDRPGIRGLARAEAAGIPARVVDYRGFLKQDWTVLERKLPVDVDAVDRAQNILHHEDREERLKRLVRLMSAEAEMIAAIEAYRPDYVCLAGFMRLVTPFFLHHFNRAGKLRVINIHPALLPAFPGQHGYEDTFSYGCRWGGITIHFVDEGEDSGPIIAQAVYPILPEDDVEKVRQRGLQLEYEMYAQVINWLAAGRVELVPAAGGRARTVIRDPEYSRIMESWVRKVLDAGPQDCRFSDPSA; encoded by the coding sequence ATGTCCGAATCTGATTCCAGGCTGCGCATCGCCGTCCTCGTTTCGGGGAGCGGCACGAATCTGCAGGCGCTCATCGACCGGGCCCGTGACGGCAGGCTGGCGGCCGAAATCGTGGTCGTGGCATCGGACCGTCCGGGGATACGGGGACTGGCTCGAGCCGAGGCGGCGGGCATCCCGGCGCGCGTCGTCGACTACAGGGGATTCCTGAAACAGGACTGGACGGTGCTCGAGCGAAAACTGCCGGTGGACGTGGACGCAGTGGACCGCGCGCAAAACATCCTGCATCACGAAGACCGGGAGGAGCGGCTCAAGAGGCTGGTCCGCCTGATGAGCGCCGAGGCGGAAATGATCGCGGCCATCGAGGCCTACCGGCCGGACTACGTTTGCCTGGCGGGATTCATGCGCCTGGTGACGCCTTTCTTCCTCCATCACTTCAACCGGGCGGGGAAACTGCGGGTCATCAACATTCACCCCGCCTTGTTGCCTGCGTTTCCCGGACAGCACGGTTACGAGGACACCTTCTCCTACGGCTGCAGGTGGGGAGGGATCACGATCCATTTCGTGGACGAAGGGGAGGATTCCGGTCCGATCATCGCTCAAGCCGTTTACCCAATCCTGCCGGAAGATGATGTCGAAAAGGTCCGGCAACGCGGATTGCAGCTGGAGTATGAAATGTACGCCCAGGTGATCAACTGGCTGGCCGCGGGCCGGGTCGAACTGGTCCCCGCGGCGGGCGGTCGAGCCAGGACGGTGATCCGCGATCCCGAATATTCCCGCATCATGGAATCCTGGGTCCGAAAGGTCTTGGACGCAGGTCCGCAAGATTGCCGCTTTTCCGACCCGAGTGCCTGA
- a CDS encoding type II toxin-antitoxin system HicB family antitoxin — protein MITMRYGKYIASVEFDQQAGILYGEVTNLNDVVTFQGRSVSELEQALKESIESYLNACARFGKEPERPYTGVFQVRIRPEVHRWAVMAAQSEGKSLNKWVSEKLEEALKGEHRIANDQPVR, from the coding sequence ATGATCACGATGCGATACGGAAAATACATTGCCTCTGTCGAATTCGATCAGCAGGCAGGGATTCTCTACGGGGAAGTGACCAATCTCAATGACGTGGTCACGTTTCAAGGCCGCTCGGTCAGTGAGTTGGAACAGGCACTCAAGGAATCCATCGAGAGCTACCTGAACGCGTGCGCCAGATTCGGCAAGGAACCGGAGAGGCCGTATACGGGAGTATTCCAGGTCAGGATACGCCCGGAAGTGCACCGATGGGCCGTCATGGCCGCACAGAGCGAAGGCAAGAGCCTGAACAAATGGGTGTCCGAAAAACTGGAGGAGGCTCTCAAGGGAGAGCATCGCATTGCCAACGATCAGCCGGTCCGATAA
- a CDS encoding type II toxin-antitoxin system HicA family toxin, translating to MNEEEGLDPAQRRTLYEILENSFRAKSGWDKVEGLFRALGAGFADNGDSRIQVFLNDVVAVFHRPYTQKEIHKGALMSVKRFLIQAGVAKPGE from the coding sequence ATGAATGAAGAAGAAGGATTGGACCCGGCGCAAAGGCGAACCTTGTACGAGATCCTGGAAAACTCCTTTCGAGCGAAGTCGGGATGGGACAAGGTCGAGGGGTTGTTTCGCGCTCTCGGAGCCGGTTTCGCCGACAACGGGGATTCCCGCATCCAGGTTTTCCTCAACGACGTGGTCGCGGTCTTCCATCGCCCGTACACGCAAAAGGAAATCCACAAGGGGGCTCTTATGTCCGTCAAAAGGTTCTTGATCCAGGCAGGGGTGGCAAAACCGGGAGAATAA
- a CDS encoding radical SAM protein, producing the protein MKTRINLAFLKSLFSRARGRPFGAWQIELTTRCPLRCRMCIRSGNPSWHHADMDIERFRALAPYFRNVESAVLEGWGETLLYPHLVEAVRIVKEAGTAAGFVTSGWGLDAHRSAELVEAGLDFMGFSVAGATPAMHDAVRINSSLDAVLAAVEEVRRAKTDRKALTPSLHFVFLMVRDNCADSVPLIDLAGENGIDTVLLINLVHVADAWQDRQRMFVCSGEADESVLVEANARAVELGVKLRRASLSACDIAVCEENPLRNLCISVNGEVTPCVFLCPPVPSPFKRIYCGTEVFVPRVSFGNIFEEPFEAIWNDPRYVAFRDVFSQREKSFREMYSALMSDSNRFAALRRHAPPPPPEPCRTCHKMLGV; encoded by the coding sequence ATGAAGACACGAATCAACCTGGCGTTTCTCAAGTCCCTCTTCTCGCGTGCCCGCGGCAGACCCTTCGGAGCATGGCAGATCGAGCTGACCACGCGCTGCCCCCTGCGATGCCGGATGTGTATCCGGTCCGGAAATCCATCCTGGCACCACGCGGACATGGACATCGAGCGTTTCCGGGCGCTCGCCCCGTATTTCAGGAACGTTGAAAGCGCCGTCCTCGAAGGCTGGGGAGAAACCCTTCTCTATCCCCACCTGGTCGAAGCGGTTCGCATCGTCAAGGAGGCCGGCACCGCGGCCGGCTTCGTCACCAGCGGATGGGGCCTCGACGCGCACCGCAGCGCTGAACTGGTGGAGGCCGGGCTCGATTTCATGGGCTTCTCCGTTGCCGGCGCGACCCCCGCAATGCACGACGCCGTCAGGATCAACTCCAGCCTGGACGCCGTGCTGGCCGCCGTCGAGGAGGTCCGACGCGCCAAAACGGACCGGAAGGCGCTCACCCCGTCCCTTCACTTCGTCTTCCTGATGGTTCGCGACAACTGCGCCGACAGTGTGCCGTTGATCGACCTGGCCGGGGAAAACGGCATCGACACCGTGCTGCTCATCAATCTCGTGCATGTGGCCGACGCCTGGCAGGATCGGCAAAGAATGTTCGTGTGCAGCGGCGAGGCCGACGAATCGGTTCTGGTCGAGGCAAACGCCCGGGCCGTGGAGCTCGGCGTCAAGCTGCGCCGGGCGTCCCTTTCCGCCTGCGATATAGCGGTCTGCGAGGAGAACCCTTTAAGGAACCTCTGCATATCCGTGAACGGAGAGGTCACCCCATGCGTGTTCCTCTGTCCGCCCGTCCCCTCCCCGTTCAAACGGATCTACTGCGGGACGGAGGTTTTCGTTCCGCGGGTGAGTTTCGGAAACATTTTCGAAGAGCCGTTCGAGGCCATCTGGAACGATCCGCGCTACGTCGCCTTTCGCGATGTGTTTTCTCAGCGCGAAAAAAGCTTCCGGGAGATGTACTCGGCATTGATGTCCGACTCGAACCGTTTCGCGGCGCTGCGACGCCATGCGCCTCCCCCGCCCCCGGAACCCTGCCGCACCTGCCACAAGATGCTTGGCGTCTGA